The Oncorhynchus tshawytscha isolate Ot180627B linkage group LG18, Otsh_v2.0, whole genome shotgun sequence genome has a window encoding:
- the ccn6 gene encoding cellular communication network factor 6 isoform X2: MKKTKIVKQFTHQSLCRAQNHGGQLSGPRGGKAVLERKQLCQWPCKCKAKPQCAPGVSSVLDGCGCCKSCARQIGEACNERDICDPHKGMYCDFSNDQPRYEVGVCAYLMAVGCDLNGAHYENGEAFQPSPLYKCTCIAGAIGCTPAFIQKPAGLLGPAPLRSNAPLPAGLQSAPGASRKHQQDTPNMAAMPAYRDPPLAWKKNCLIQTTPWSPCSKTCGLGISVRVNNDNGKCEMRKDRRLCLLRPCEKSIMKSVQMLRGKTCKPKFQAKKAEKLTLSGCSSTKSFKPTYCGICTDKRCCVPNKSKMVTVNFKCKGGSNVHWKMQWITSCVCQRKCNDPGDMFAELRFL, encoded by the exons ATGAAAAAGACAAAGATTGTAAAGCAGTTCACACATCAG TCTCTATGCAGGGCTCAGAACCATGGTGGGCAGCTGTCTGGTCCGCGAGGAGGCAAGGCCGTGTTGGAGAGGAAACAGTTGTGCCAGTGGCCGTGTAAGTGCAAGGCCAAGCCCCAGTGTGCCCCGGGGGTCAGCTCAGTGCTGGACGGCTGTGGCTGCTGTAAGAGCTGCGCCCGGCAGATAGGAGAGGCCTGCAACGAGAGGGACATCTGCGACCCCCACAAGGGCATGTACTGCGACTTCTCTAATGACCAGCCGCGATATGAGGTCGGAGTCTGCGCTT ACTTGATGGCAGTTGGTTGTGACCTGAATGGGGCCCACTATGAGAACGGCGAGGCCTTCCAGCCCAGCCCGCTGTATAAATGCACGTGCATCGCGGGAGCCATCGGCTGCACCCCGGCCTTCATCCAGAAGCCCGCTGGTCTCCTGGGTCCTGCCCCTCTGAGGAGCAACGCACCCCTGCCAGCTGGCCTGCAGAGCGCCCCTGGTGCCTCCAGAAAACACCAGCAGGACACACCAAACATGGCCGCCATGCCAG CTTACAGGGATCCTCCTTTAGCCTGGAAGAAGAATTGCCTGATCCAGACCACTCCGTGGAGCCCCTGCTCCAAGACCTGCGGCCTGGGTATCTCAGTCCGGGTCAACAATGACAACGGCAAGTGTGAGATGAGGAAGGACCGCCGCCTCTGCCTGTTGCGGCCGTGTGAGAAGAGCATCATGAAGTCCGTCCAG ATGCTGAGAGGAAAGACGTGCAAGCCCAAGTTCCAGGCTAAGAAAGCAGAGAAGCTGACCCTGTCTGGGTGCAGCAGCACCAAAAGTTTCAAACCCACTTACTGCGGCATCTGCACTGACAAGCGCTGTTGCGTCCCCAACAAATCCAAAATGGTGACCGTCAACTTCAAGTGCAAGGGCGGCTCCAACGTGCACTGGAAGATGCAGTGGATAACGTCCTGCGTGTGCCAGAGGAAGTGTAATGACCCTGGGGACATGTTCGCAGAGCTACGCTTCCTCTAG
- the ccn6 gene encoding cellular communication network factor 6 isoform X1, producing the protein MLSLLCSLLLVILAQQSLCRAQNHGGQLSGPRGGKAVLERKQLCQWPCKCKAKPQCAPGVSSVLDGCGCCKSCARQIGEACNERDICDPHKGMYCDFSNDQPRYEVGVCAYLMAVGCDLNGAHYENGEAFQPSPLYKCTCIAGAIGCTPAFIQKPAGLLGPAPLRSNAPLPAGLQSAPGASRKHQQDTPNMAAMPAYRDPPLAWKKNCLIQTTPWSPCSKTCGLGISVRVNNDNGKCEMRKDRRLCLLRPCEKSIMKSVQMLRGKTCKPKFQAKKAEKLTLSGCSSTKSFKPTYCGICTDKRCCVPNKSKMVTVNFKCKGGSNVHWKMQWITSCVCQRKCNDPGDMFAELRFL; encoded by the exons ATGCtatctctgctctgctctttgCTCCTGGTCATTCTAGCTCAACAG TCTCTATGCAGGGCTCAGAACCATGGTGGGCAGCTGTCTGGTCCGCGAGGAGGCAAGGCCGTGTTGGAGAGGAAACAGTTGTGCCAGTGGCCGTGTAAGTGCAAGGCCAAGCCCCAGTGTGCCCCGGGGGTCAGCTCAGTGCTGGACGGCTGTGGCTGCTGTAAGAGCTGCGCCCGGCAGATAGGAGAGGCCTGCAACGAGAGGGACATCTGCGACCCCCACAAGGGCATGTACTGCGACTTCTCTAATGACCAGCCGCGATATGAGGTCGGAGTCTGCGCTT ACTTGATGGCAGTTGGTTGTGACCTGAATGGGGCCCACTATGAGAACGGCGAGGCCTTCCAGCCCAGCCCGCTGTATAAATGCACGTGCATCGCGGGAGCCATCGGCTGCACCCCGGCCTTCATCCAGAAGCCCGCTGGTCTCCTGGGTCCTGCCCCTCTGAGGAGCAACGCACCCCTGCCAGCTGGCCTGCAGAGCGCCCCTGGTGCCTCCAGAAAACACCAGCAGGACACACCAAACATGGCCGCCATGCCAG CTTACAGGGATCCTCCTTTAGCCTGGAAGAAGAATTGCCTGATCCAGACCACTCCGTGGAGCCCCTGCTCCAAGACCTGCGGCCTGGGTATCTCAGTCCGGGTCAACAATGACAACGGCAAGTGTGAGATGAGGAAGGACCGCCGCCTCTGCCTGTTGCGGCCGTGTGAGAAGAGCATCATGAAGTCCGTCCAG ATGCTGAGAGGAAAGACGTGCAAGCCCAAGTTCCAGGCTAAGAAAGCAGAGAAGCTGACCCTGTCTGGGTGCAGCAGCACCAAAAGTTTCAAACCCACTTACTGCGGCATCTGCACTGACAAGCGCTGTTGCGTCCCCAACAAATCCAAAATGGTGACCGTCAACTTCAAGTGCAAGGGCGGCTCCAACGTGCACTGGAAGATGCAGTGGATAACGTCCTGCGTGTGCCAGAGGAAGTGTAATGACCCTGGGGACATGTTCGCAGAGCTACGCTTCCTCTAG
- the ccn6 gene encoding cellular communication network factor 6 isoform X3, which translates to MLSLLCSLLLVILAQQSLCRAQNHGGQLSGPRGGKAVLERKQLCQWPCKCKAKPQCAPGVSSVLDGCGCCKSCARQIGEACNERDICDPHKGMYCDFSNDQPRYEVGVCAYLMAVGCDLNGAHYENGEAFQPSPLYKCTCIAGAIGCTPAFIQKPAGLLGPAPLRSNAPLPAGLQSAPGASRKHQQDTPNMAAMPAWKKNCLIQTTPWSPCSKTCGLGISVRVNNDNGKCEMRKDRRLCLLRPCEKSIMKSVQMLRGKTCKPKFQAKKAEKLTLSGCSSTKSFKPTYCGICTDKRCCVPNKSKMVTVNFKCKGGSNVHWKMQWITSCVCQRKCNDPGDMFAELRFL; encoded by the exons ATGCtatctctgctctgctctttgCTCCTGGTCATTCTAGCTCAACAG TCTCTATGCAGGGCTCAGAACCATGGTGGGCAGCTGTCTGGTCCGCGAGGAGGCAAGGCCGTGTTGGAGAGGAAACAGTTGTGCCAGTGGCCGTGTAAGTGCAAGGCCAAGCCCCAGTGTGCCCCGGGGGTCAGCTCAGTGCTGGACGGCTGTGGCTGCTGTAAGAGCTGCGCCCGGCAGATAGGAGAGGCCTGCAACGAGAGGGACATCTGCGACCCCCACAAGGGCATGTACTGCGACTTCTCTAATGACCAGCCGCGATATGAGGTCGGAGTCTGCGCTT ACTTGATGGCAGTTGGTTGTGACCTGAATGGGGCCCACTATGAGAACGGCGAGGCCTTCCAGCCCAGCCCGCTGTATAAATGCACGTGCATCGCGGGAGCCATCGGCTGCACCCCGGCCTTCATCCAGAAGCCCGCTGGTCTCCTGGGTCCTGCCCCTCTGAGGAGCAACGCACCCCTGCCAGCTGGCCTGCAGAGCGCCCCTGGTGCCTCCAGAAAACACCAGCAGGACACACCAAACATGGCCGCCATGCCAG CCTGGAAGAAGAATTGCCTGATCCAGACCACTCCGTGGAGCCCCTGCTCCAAGACCTGCGGCCTGGGTATCTCAGTCCGGGTCAACAATGACAACGGCAAGTGTGAGATGAGGAAGGACCGCCGCCTCTGCCTGTTGCGGCCGTGTGAGAAGAGCATCATGAAGTCCGTCCAG ATGCTGAGAGGAAAGACGTGCAAGCCCAAGTTCCAGGCTAAGAAAGCAGAGAAGCTGACCCTGTCTGGGTGCAGCAGCACCAAAAGTTTCAAACCCACTTACTGCGGCATCTGCACTGACAAGCGCTGTTGCGTCCCCAACAAATCCAAAATGGTGACCGTCAACTTCAAGTGCAAGGGCGGCTCCAACGTGCACTGGAAGATGCAGTGGATAACGTCCTGCGTGTGCCAGAGGAAGTGTAATGACCCTGGGGACATGTTCGCAGAGCTACGCTTCCTCTAG